A window of Cryptomeria japonica chromosome 3, Sugi_1.0, whole genome shotgun sequence contains these coding sequences:
- the LOC131066848 gene encoding uncharacterized protein LOC131066848, with translation MFNENEIMNAQHRMNVLIYFCICNVLLQQPSHSYLPQVSQNNHTMSSSRPPIRKDPAWKYHEDFPGQRKGQTKCIFCKTIFHGGIYRLKYHIAGVRGHDADPCTKAVIEAVRDCYVMVEEIERKRKEKEDLTVIGRHAPLGTGTQLGCVGGPSSLPSYRPTHFATTHASGSASISVSASASASAPSHVPSTGSGSGNVSIGPRIRKSRLDTFFAPRTTPGSQQSLESMGWNKEVHDAAKMAVGRFWIYGSIPFFTARSPYWQEMVDALTICGAGFKAPSEFDLSGPILTELVNDVKKELGDQRQIWSTKGCTIMTDGWTDRRNRTLLNFLVSSAGGTVFIKSIDASAHCKNATYLCEQIEEVINEVGEENVIQVVTDNAPNYVAAGRLLMERHPSIVWTPCAAHCIDLMLEDIGKLPWVKTCVEKARNVCKFVYNHSWVLALMRQYTEHKELARPGITRFATNFITLQSMLRCKMALRRMIVGEEWSSSSYAATPAGKDMADCIFDERGFWSPCDEIVKFVKPLVVLLRVADGEKPAMGYIYEGMDRAKEGIKSIYAGDESKYGPIWQIIDKRWHHQLHRPIHAAAYYLNPAFHFSPTFRADAEVLDGLYSVMDKMAPVGCTQTDLMRELQLFSNAQGETFSRPIAKESRTTMMPDNWWNFFGPTTPNLQKLAIRILSQPCSASGCERNWSMFEHIHSKRRNRLSVEKMNDLIFVHYNLRLRMRKNALADISPIILDEVDPEAEWAIETDPMAVFSDDDTDWIDQVDIEAEAVAMAEEEQRARAERGDSEADGDSNRDGDSDTDVPDVGEHGVVSRGAAMAAQSSMTYLRRLRRRAGPSSEPTSGPEGADSSAP, from the exons atgttcaatGAGAATGAAATTATGAATGCACAACATAGAATGAATGTcttaatttatttttgcatttgtaatgttttattgcagcaaccttcacattcttatttgcctcaagtttcacaaaacAATCATACAATGTCCTCTTCTAGACctcccattagaaaggaccctgcttggaaatatcatgaggattttccagggcaaagaAAAGGGCAAACAAAGTGtatattttgcaaaacaatattccatggaggcatatatagattgaaataccatattgctggtgtgcgtgggcATGATGCCGACCCATGCACAAAAGCAGTCATTGAGGCCGTACGTGATTGCTATGTAatggttgaagaaattgaaaggaaaaggaaagaaaaagaggatctcacaGTCATTGGGAGACATGCACCTTTAGGAACAGGGACAcaattaggttgtgttggagggcctTCTTCCTTACCTTCATATCGTCCCACTCATTTTGCTACTACTCATGCTTCCGGTTCTGCTTCTATAAGTGTCAGTGCTAGTGCCAGTGCCTCTGCCCCTTCTCATGTTCCTAGCACTGGCAGTGGTAGTGGGaatgttagcattggacctaggattcgtaaatctaggttggataccttttttgcacctcgcactactcctgggtcccaacagtcacttgagagcatgggttggaacaaggaggtccatgatgctgctaaaatggcagttggcagatTTTGGATCTATGGCAGTATTCCATTCTTCACAGCCAG GTcaccttattggcaagaaatggttgatgcccttaccatttgtggggcggggttcaaagccccttctgagtTTGATTTGAGCGGACCCATTTTGACTgaattggtgaatgatgtgaagaaAGAATTGGGTGATCAACGCcaaatatggagcactaaaggttgcaccatcatgactgatggttggacagacaggagaaatagaactctccttaattttcttgtttcttccgcag ggggcaccgttttcatcaagtctattgatgcctccgcccattgcaagaatgccacctacctatgtgagcagatagaggaggtgattaatGAGGTGGGTGAAGAGAACGTGATACAGGTGGTGACTGACAATGcaccaaattatgttgctgcag gcagactattgatggagaggcacccatctatagtttggactccatgtgccgcccattgcattgacctcatgttagaGGATATTGGAAAACTTCCATGGGTCAAGACATGTGTAGAAAAGGcaagaaatgtgtgcaaatttgtatataatcattcatgggtgttggctcttatgagacaatacacagagcataaggagttagctcgtccaggaatcacaagatttgccacaaacttcatcacattgcagtccatgcttcgtTGTAAGatggccttgagacgtatgattgttggtgaggagtggtcttcctcatcctatgctgccaCCCCAGCAGGaaaagatatggcagactgcatttttgatgagcgaggcttttggagcccttgtgatgagatagtgaag tttgttaagcccttggtggttttgttgcgagttgcggatggagaaaagcccgcaatgggctacatatatgagggcatggatagggcgaaagagggcatcaaatctatctatgcaggagatgagagcaagtatggtcccatttggcagatcattgataagagatggcatcatcagcttcataggcccatccatgcagcagcctattatTTGAATCCGGCATTCCATTTTAGCCCTACTTTCAGGGCTGATGCGGAGGTCCTTGATGGGCTATACTCAGTCATGGACAAGATGGCACCTGTTGGTTGTACTCAGACAGATCTTATgcgagagctacagttgttctcaaatgcacaaggggagaccttttctcgtcctatcgccaaagaaagtaggacaactatgatgccag ataattggtggaacttttttggcccaacgacaccaaatcttcagaagttggccattcgcatcttgagccaaccatgcagtgcatctggttgtgagcgcaattggagtatgtttgagcacatacactccaagaggcgcaatagattatccgtggagaagatgaatgatcttatCTTTGTTCACTataacctccgcctgagaatgagaaagaatgcattagctgacatctctcctatcattctagatgaggttgatcctgaggCAGAGTGGGCCATTGAGACAGATCCTATggctgtctttagtgatgatgacactgattggatcgaccaggtagatatagaggctgaggctgtagccatggcagaggaggagcagagagcacgagcagagagaggagattcagaggcagatggtGATAGTAACAGAGATGGTGacagtgacacagatgttcctgatgttggtgagcatggcgtgGTGTCACGAGGAGCGGCTATGGCTGCCCAATCATCtatgacctaccttagacgccttcgtaggCGGGCGGGGCCTTCATCGGAGCCGACgtcggggccggagggtgcagacTCCTCTGCGCCATAG